A stretch of the Nitratifractor salsuginis DSM 16511 genome encodes the following:
- a CDS encoding aspartate kinase — translation MLIVQKYGGTSVGSLERIENVAKRVAKAREEGNDLVVVVSAMSGETNKLIDYAHHFSKTPSKREMDILLSSGERVTASLLAIALQEMGYDAIAMTGRQAGIKTDGTHTYARIESIDTSAIEERIKEGKIVIVAGFQGINEKGEVTTLGRGGSDLSAVALAGALHADACEIYSDVDGIYTTDPRIEPKAKKLDYISYDEMLELSSLGAKVLQNRSVELAKKMGVKIIAKSSFSDGPGTIIAEENEAMEAVLVSGIALDKNQARVSLRDVEDRPGIAAEIFNRLADEQINVDMIIQNASKEGKTNLGFTVPQSELEAAKKVIGSFEKDFGEADYDENVCKVSIVGVGMKSHSGIAAKAFSAMAENNINIEMISTSEIKISMIVDEKYGELAVRVLHETYELDK, via the coding sequence ATGCTCATCGTACAGAAATACGGCGGAACCAGTGTCGGAAGCCTGGAACGCATCGAAAATGTCGCCAAGCGAGTGGCCAAGGCACGGGAAGAGGGGAATGATCTGGTCGTGGTCGTCTCGGCTATGAGCGGGGAGACCAACAAGCTCATCGACTATGCCCACCACTTCTCCAAGACCCCTTCCAAGCGGGAAATGGATATCCTGCTCAGCTCCGGCGAGCGGGTCACTGCTTCGCTTTTGGCCATCGCTTTGCAGGAGATGGGCTACGACGCCATTGCGATGACCGGCCGTCAGGCGGGGATCAAGACCGACGGCACCCACACCTATGCCCGAATCGAGTCGATCGATACTTCCGCCATCGAAGAGCGGATCAAAGAGGGCAAGATCGTCATCGTCGCCGGTTTTCAGGGGATCAATGAGAAGGGAGAGGTCACGACCCTCGGCCGGGGCGGCAGCGACCTCAGCGCTGTGGCGCTGGCGGGGGCCCTGCACGCCGATGCCTGTGAAATCTATAGCGACGTCGACGGCATCTACACTACTGATCCGCGTATTGAACCCAAAGCCAAAAAGCTCGATTACATCTCCTACGACGAGATGCTGGAGCTCTCCAGCCTGGGAGCGAAGGTTTTGCAGAACCGCTCCGTGGAACTGGCCAAGAAGATGGGGGTCAAGATCATCGCCAAGAGTTCGTTCAGTGACGGACCGGGTACAATTATCGCAGAGGAGAATGAAGCAATGGAAGCAGTTTTGGTCAGCGGAATCGCACTAGATAAGAATCAGGCAAGGGTCTCCTTGCGGGATGTGGAGGATCGTCCCGGGATCGCGGCGGAGATCTTCAACCGCCTGGCCGATGAGCAGATCAATGTCGATATGATTATCCAGAATGCCAGCAAAGAGGGGAAGACCAACCTCGGTTTTACCGTCCCCCAGAGTGAGCTGGAGGCGGCCAAGAAGGTCATCGGCAGCTTCGAGAAGGATTTCGGCGAAGCCGATTACGATGAGAATGTCTGCAAAGTCTCCATCGTCGGGGTCGGGATGAAGTCCCACAGCGGCATCGCCGCCAAAGCCTTCAGCGCGATGGCCGAGAATAACATCAACATCGAGATGATCTCCACCAGTGAGATCAAGATCTCGATGATCGTCGACGAAAAATACGGCGAATTGGCGGTACGGGTGCTCCACGAGACCTACGAACTGGATAAATAA
- a CDS encoding HsdM family class I SAM-dependent methyltransferase has product MAKVQSVEPNIADLVNGWLKSYKLPYKLEQESLNSEIDKALDEYYSKSGGKGGNRPDAKLLLQDKQLNYYPVLIEYKGYKGKLVKLDADGQVDNMTAKNEPNFNNIKNYAVNGAVHYANAVLHHTSYTDIIAIGVTGYKDSSGKLQHEIGVYFVSKDNFGVGQKVGDYTDLSFLAPEYFDDFIEKVKSLSLSDEELERIKAQREKEIDTSLRKLNQDIYENEKGLSENDRVYLVAASIIATLGVPNKVAPLEKSELKSLTEEGNRDGDIIVRKIRAFLKHKNIPEGKKELIVRTLSNTLLTENINKPVDGESQLKRVFSKIVDDLGIYYKIGLTTDFTGKLFNEMYGWLGFSQDKLNDVVLTPSYIANLLVKLARVNKDSYVWDFATGSAGLLVAAMNEMINDARNTIASPEELAHKEAKIKAEQLLGLEVLSNIYMLAILNMILMGDGSSNILNEDSLTFDGKYGYGKTNERFPADAFILNPPYSAEGNGMVFVEKALNMMNKGYAAIIIQGSAGSGKAKEINKRILKKHTLIASIKMPSDLFIGKSSVQTYIYVFRVNEAHHKDERVKFIDFSNDGYTRSNRKRAKNNIKDTDRAKERYQELVDLVRFGKSKLNILTENEYYENTIDPDNGADWNQSIPIDTKPTLEDFKRTVSDYLAWEVSQLLKKQGDTSGK; this is encoded by the coding sequence ATGGCAAAAGTGCAATCAGTTGAACCTAATATCGCAGATTTAGTTAATGGATGGTTGAAGTCTTATAAGTTGCCTTACAAGCTTGAACAAGAATCTCTGAACAGCGAAATTGATAAGGCTTTGGATGAATACTACTCTAAAAGCGGAGGTAAGGGTGGGAATCGTCCTGATGCTAAACTTTTATTGCAAGATAAACAACTCAATTATTACCCAGTTCTTATTGAGTATAAAGGTTATAAAGGCAAGCTTGTAAAACTTGATGCTGACGGTCAGGTTGACAATATGACTGCAAAAAATGAGCCAAATTTTAATAATATTAAAAACTATGCTGTCAATGGAGCGGTTCATTATGCAAATGCTGTTTTACATCACACAAGTTATACTGATATTATCGCTATTGGTGTGACAGGCTACAAAGACAGCTCTGGTAAGCTACAGCATGAAATTGGTGTGTATTTTGTTTCAAAAGACAATTTTGGAGTTGGTCAAAAAGTAGGAGATTATACGGATCTTTCTTTTTTGGCTCCTGAATATTTTGATGATTTTATTGAAAAAGTAAAATCATTGAGTTTGTCAGATGAAGAATTAGAGAGAATTAAAGCACAGAGAGAAAAAGAAATTGATACCAGTTTACGCAAACTCAATCAGGATATTTACGAAAACGAAAAGGGTTTGTCTGAAAATGATCGTGTTTATCTTGTTGCCGCATCCATTATTGCCACATTGGGGGTTCCTAACAAAGTGGCACCTCTTGAAAAGTCAGAATTGAAATCATTAACCGAAGAGGGGAATCGTGACGGTGATATTATTGTTAGAAAAATTCGGGCGTTTTTAAAACATAAAAATATCCCGGAAGGCAAAAAGGAATTGATCGTCAGAACGCTCTCAAACACTTTATTAACGGAGAATATCAATAAGCCTGTCGATGGAGAAAGCCAGTTAAAACGTGTTTTTAGCAAGATAGTTGATGACTTGGGAATTTATTATAAAATTGGTTTAACTACTGACTTCACAGGTAAGCTGTTCAATGAAATGTACGGGTGGCTAGGCTTTTCTCAAGACAAACTAAATGACGTGGTTCTTACCCCTTCCTATATTGCAAATCTCTTGGTAAAGCTTGCACGAGTGAACAAAGATTCCTATGTATGGGACTTCGCTACGGGTTCAGCAGGTTTATTGGTGGCAGCTATGAATGAAATGATTAACGATGCAAGAAACACCATTGCATCTCCGGAAGAACTTGCGCATAAAGAAGCTAAAATCAAAGCAGAACAGCTCCTTGGATTAGAGGTCCTTTCCAATATTTATATGTTGGCAATTTTGAATATGATTTTGATGGGCGATGGTAGCTCCAATATTCTTAATGAGGATTCACTTACCTTTGATGGGAAATATGGCTATGGTAAAACTAATGAACGATTCCCAGCCGATGCATTTATCCTCAATCCCCCCTATTCGGCCGAAGGTAATGGTATGGTCTTTGTGGAAAAGGCCTTGAATATGATGAATAAAGGTTATGCCGCCATCATCATTCAAGGCTCAGCGGGTTCAGGAAAAGCTAAGGAGATTAACAAACGCATACTTAAAAAACATACACTAATTGCCAGTATAAAGATGCCAAGTGATCTTTTCATCGGTAAATCGAGTGTACAAACCTATATTTATGTGTTTCGTGTCAATGAAGCGCATCACAAAGATGAAAGGGTAAAGTTTATTGATTTTTCCAATGATGGTTATACTCGATCCAATCGTAAAAGAGCTAAAAATAATATTAAAGATACAGACCGTGCCAAAGAACGTTACCAAGAGCTCGTGGATTTGGTAAGATTTGGTAAAAGCAAACTGAATATATTGACCGAAA
- the folP gene encoding dihydropteroate synthase — protein MELYRIGIVRERKRVLRELGVESGGVKIMAEKMQTLWIKIRRLRTPAANILKQDALSIGADLAVPSGVITCETEYVDALLIATRAQLRTLARKERAQPFGLKRLAGELEGFLNEPGEPVKIMGVLNANEDSFYAGSRFLGEAAVERIEAMIGEGAAIIDIGGVSSRPGSEPVSAEEELERVRPICEALERSGLTEKALFSIDSYTPAVVEYALQKGFGLINDITGATDERIIALAKAYQARLCIMHMQGTPQTMQLDPHYEDVTAEVDAFFTERIEACEAAGLSRDQLILDVGIGFGKTLEHNLELLRNHANFLRHGCELLIGASRKSMIDRIIPTPTEARLPGTLAIHLKAVENGATIVRCHDVAEHRQALAVWEAIGL, from the coding sequence ATGGAGCTTTATCGGATCGGAATCGTACGGGAACGCAAGCGGGTCCTCCGGGAACTCGGTGTCGAGAGCGGCGGGGTGAAGATTATGGCGGAGAAGATGCAGACCCTCTGGATCAAGATCCGCCGTCTGCGCACACCCGCCGCCAACATCCTCAAGCAGGATGCCCTGAGTATCGGCGCCGACCTGGCGGTGCCGAGCGGTGTGATCACCTGCGAGACGGAGTATGTGGATGCCCTGCTCATCGCTACCCGCGCCCAATTGCGGACCTTGGCTCGCAAAGAGCGGGCCCAACCCTTCGGCCTGAAGCGTCTGGCGGGGGAGTTGGAGGGCTTTTTGAATGAGCCCGGAGAGCCGGTGAAGATTATGGGGGTCCTCAATGCCAACGAGGACAGCTTTTACGCCGGAAGCCGCTTTCTGGGTGAGGCGGCCGTTGAGAGGATCGAGGCGATGATCGGGGAGGGCGCGGCGATCATCGACATCGGCGGCGTCTCCTCCCGCCCCGGATCGGAGCCGGTCTCTGCCGAAGAGGAGCTGGAACGGGTGCGCCCCATCTGTGAGGCGCTCGAGCGCTCAGGCCTGACGGAGAAAGCCCTCTTCAGTATCGACAGCTATACCCCTGCGGTGGTGGAGTATGCTCTCCAAAAAGGCTTCGGCCTCATCAACGATATCACCGGCGCGACGGATGAGCGCATTATCGCCCTGGCCAAGGCTTACCAGGCGCGGCTCTGCATTATGCATATGCAGGGCACCCCCCAGACGATGCAGCTCGATCCCCACTACGAGGATGTGACCGCCGAGGTGGATGCCTTTTTCACCGAGCGGATCGAAGCGTGCGAAGCGGCGGGCCTGTCGAGAGATCAGTTGATCTTGGATGTGGGGATCGGTTTCGGCAAAACCCTGGAGCACAATCTGGAACTTCTGCGCAACCACGCCAATTTCCTGCGCCACGGATGCGAACTGCTCATCGGCGCGAGTCGCAAATCGATGATCGACAGGATCATCCCCACCCCCACCGAAGCCCGTCTGCCCGGGACTTTGGCTATCCATCTCAAAGCGGTGGAGAACGGCGCCACCATTGTCCGTTGTCACGACGTGGCCGAGCATCGGCAGGCCTTGGCGGTTTGGGAAGCGATAGGACTTTGA
- a CDS encoding DNA polymerase III, delta' subunit: MDWLKSRVLVTSAPFESLAEEIGESVQRMGARLIPILREGSFKVEDVSLALEKAYLASEEPQVILLGGDSFSDVVQNKLLKVIEEPPPNKSFILLFRSKASVLPTIRSRLPITVMDRGRADVELELDVKNLEIASVYDFLQKHNRIGAAEARPLVEALLKKAIESGAYDLDERALDTFRDVVRALDVGSPGSFVLTTVLLKLLAKRKRRQKR; the protein is encoded by the coding sequence ATGGATTGGCTCAAAAGCCGGGTCCTGGTGACCTCCGCCCCCTTCGAAAGCCTTGCCGAGGAGATCGGAGAATCGGTTCAGCGTATGGGAGCAAGGCTCATCCCCATCCTCAGGGAAGGGAGCTTCAAGGTCGAGGATGTCTCCCTGGCCCTGGAAAAGGCTTATCTGGCCAGCGAAGAGCCCCAGGTGATCCTGCTGGGGGGTGACAGCTTCAGCGACGTAGTGCAGAACAAACTCCTCAAAGTGATCGAAGAGCCTCCCCCCAACAAGAGTTTCATCCTCCTTTTTCGCTCCAAAGCTTCAGTGTTGCCCACGATCCGCTCCCGCCTGCCCATCACAGTGATGGATCGGGGAAGGGCGGATGTCGAGCTGGAGCTCGACGTGAAAAACCTGGAGATCGCTTCGGTCTATGACTTTCTCCAAAAACACAACCGCATCGGGGCTGCGGAGGCGCGTCCCCTGGTGGAGGCTCTCCTGAAAAAGGCCATCGAGAGCGGAGCGTACGATCTGGACGAGCGGGCGCTGGATACTTTTCGGGATGTCGTGAGGGCCCTGGATGTGGGATCGCCGGGCTCCTTTGTCCTGACCACGGTGCTGCTGAAGCTTTTGGCCAAACGCAAGCGCCGGCAGAAACGCTGA
- a CDS encoding HobA family DNA replication regulator — protein MQQLLEWTLEAIRAENSDFSWMEEFRFDWVPPAKSAVSRLLEGQSMLLLTDPAREWFAHYVLGSINNPQRRRPFLPVYPLKQLFPNLPEIESSQDQQLLEDMLEISFPEGYFFWYIGEGSHRYAKIALSNEGNFLWLLDEQVPGSFSLRRHDPLLDIKLLQLYRLFDRTVEAALFNEVALD, from the coding sequence ATGCAGCAGCTCCTGGAGTGGACCCTGGAGGCGATCCGGGCTGAGAATTCCGATTTCAGCTGGATGGAGGAGTTTCGCTTCGACTGGGTCCCCCCCGCCAAAAGTGCCGTCTCTCGGCTCCTGGAGGGGCAGAGTATGCTGCTGCTGACCGATCCGGCCCGGGAGTGGTTCGCTCATTATGTCCTGGGCTCCATCAACAACCCCCAGCGCCGCCGCCCCTTTCTCCCGGTCTATCCCCTGAAGCAGCTTTTCCCCAACCTCCCGGAGATCGAGAGTTCCCAGGATCAGCAACTGCTGGAGGATATGCTGGAGATCTCTTTTCCCGAGGGGTATTTTTTCTGGTATATCGGCGAGGGGAGCCACCGCTACGCCAAGATCGCCCTGAGTAACGAAGGGAATTTCCTCTGGCTTTTGGATGAGCAGGTCCCGGGGAGCTTTTCCCTGCGCCGGCACGACCCGCTCCTGGATATCAAGCTCCTGCAACTCTATCGCCTCTTCGACCGGACGGTGGAGGCGGCCCTCTTCAATGAGGTGGCGTTGGATTGA